A portion of the Microbulbifer agarilyticus genome contains these proteins:
- a CDS encoding autotransporter outer membrane beta-barrel domain-containing protein, whose product MRRDTKDLGAGNVGRASLATSIALLLGMGIVATEGQAEEAIYGSLIVFGDSLSDNGNAGVFTSEDPQGIYPRQPAVSFLADMLGVPKENSCFGLGPAFGGPIPCAPAPGTIDQQLQQIVDSVLTNGPNWAVGGNRTADVLLDLVGPQQFRVLFPDTTVADHNTLTTILPDSSRCGPDGICNPAQGESPYLSPAEVAAAVAAFNDPAALQALVDDPNNNITLTGVPFATGQGYLPQNAVSPNNLYFLNGGANNILNGVSTGTINFDSMTRAATFLSTAGGVLKAYGAKYIVMTNTPRIGNTPAINVQGQAAINYANLGTEIFNDRLRRQVNAIGNILLLDMEGILELAIADPTAFGFANIDQSAFCYENCATPSPIYGANGTNPNANLLIFDDGVHPTLAAQRMLADYYYQTLTAAIHFGVLPDLGYENMRQHRINIDHHLISQRYRDPTTTVFFGASVGHSELGVAPAVNDEYPTWDGFLGMSFAGFDHLEWGLSMSYGGSEYEPTDLFFKARSFNLSAFARWDNELFFLDGGVTFSDIDYDDIQRTIRIGNKFRHRLDGDTDGEGYSVFLRAGYDTALQACGHLGPFVSFEWTEVDVNGFRERTADRLTYTGSWGQRLDPLGLWVHGQDREYLRSKLGFFYNGDDVGEYQWFGEFWLEHTSGDDYADLGIGVNSIFNNWARLPSYRSDNTGIFQNGVGAMVGVSINEKLRIAADVLVRPDDAVGGLSLNYRF is encoded by the coding sequence GTGCGGCGAGACACAAAGGATTTGGGTGCTGGCAACGTTGGCAGGGCGAGTTTGGCGACGTCGATTGCCCTGCTGTTGGGGATGGGAATCGTTGCAACGGAGGGGCAGGCCGAAGAGGCGATATACGGTTCCCTGATCGTATTTGGCGATAGCCTTTCCGATAACGGCAATGCCGGCGTGTTTACCTCCGAAGACCCTCAAGGAATCTATCCCCGCCAGCCCGCGGTATCCTTTCTCGCGGATATGCTTGGCGTGCCCAAGGAAAATTCCTGTTTTGGGCTGGGACCCGCATTCGGTGGCCCTATTCCCTGCGCGCCGGCGCCCGGAACCATCGATCAGCAGCTGCAGCAAATTGTGGACTCTGTGTTGACCAACGGCCCCAACTGGGCGGTTGGCGGCAACCGAACCGCGGATGTGTTGCTGGATCTTGTTGGACCACAGCAATTCCGCGTGCTGTTTCCCGACACCACGGTGGCGGATCACAATACCCTGACCACGATATTGCCGGACTCCAGTCGTTGCGGGCCCGATGGCATCTGCAACCCGGCACAGGGGGAGAGCCCCTACCTCAGTCCTGCCGAGGTGGCGGCGGCCGTCGCTGCATTTAATGACCCGGCTGCCCTGCAGGCGCTGGTGGACGATCCCAACAACAATATCACCTTGACTGGCGTGCCCTTCGCTACTGGTCAGGGTTACCTGCCGCAAAATGCGGTATCGCCCAATAATCTTTATTTTCTGAATGGCGGTGCCAACAACATCTTGAATGGTGTGAGCACCGGCACCATCAATTTTGATTCGATGACGCGCGCGGCAACGTTTCTTTCGACCGCCGGCGGTGTGCTCAAGGCATACGGTGCGAAATACATCGTTATGACCAACACCCCGCGTATTGGTAACACTCCTGCGATCAATGTGCAGGGGCAGGCGGCGATCAACTATGCGAATCTCGGCACCGAAATATTCAACGATCGCCTGCGACGCCAGGTAAATGCGATCGGCAACATTTTGTTATTGGATATGGAGGGGATACTCGAGCTTGCCATCGCAGACCCGACGGCGTTTGGCTTCGCCAACATTGACCAGAGTGCGTTTTGCTACGAAAACTGCGCAACACCGAGCCCAATTTACGGCGCGAACGGTACCAATCCCAATGCGAACTTGCTGATCTTCGATGACGGTGTCCACCCCACGTTGGCGGCTCAGCGGATGCTGGCGGACTATTACTATCAAACCCTGACCGCGGCGATTCACTTCGGTGTGTTGCCGGATCTCGGTTATGAAAACATGCGTCAGCACCGCATTAATATCGATCATCATTTGATATCCCAGCGCTATCGCGATCCAACGACCACCGTATTTTTTGGCGCCAGTGTCGGCCACTCAGAGCTTGGGGTGGCGCCTGCGGTCAATGACGAATATCCGACCTGGGATGGCTTTCTGGGTATGAGCTTTGCCGGCTTCGATCACCTGGAGTGGGGGCTCAGCATGTCCTATGGGGGCAGCGAGTACGAGCCGACCGATCTCTTTTTCAAGGCGCGCAGTTTCAACTTGAGTGCCTTCGCCCGCTGGGATAACGAACTCTTTTTCCTGGATGGCGGTGTGACCTTCTCGGACATCGATTATGACGATATACAGCGCACCATACGCATCGGCAATAAATTCCGTCATCGCCTCGATGGGGACACCGATGGCGAAGGCTACAGCGTATTCCTGCGCGCCGGTTACGATACTGCGCTGCAGGCCTGTGGCCATTTGGGTCCCTTTGTGTCTTTTGAATGGACCGAGGTGGATGTGAATGGCTTCCGCGAGCGCACGGCCGACCGGTTGACCTACACCGGCTCCTGGGGCCAGCGCCTCGATCCTCTGGGCTTGTGGGTACACGGACAGGACAGGGAATACCTGCGGTCGAAACTGGGCTTCTTCTATAACGGTGACGATGTCGGGGAGTACCAGTGGTTCGGCGAGTTCTGGCTCGAACATACTAGTGGTGATGACTACGCGGACCTGGGTATCGGGGTCAATTCGATCTTCAATAACTGGGCGCGGCTGCCGTCCTATCGCAGCGACAACACTGGCATCTTCCAGAACGGCGTAGGCGCTATGGTCGGTGTCAGCATCAATGAGAAGTTGCGCATTGCGGCAGATGTACTGGTACGGCCAGATGACGCGGTGGGCGGATTGAGTCTGAATTATCGGTTCTGA
- a CDS encoding DUF2878 domain-containing protein — translation MHYKKMANFALFVAGWWVALLGGNAMALIALFVVLMLHFFIWRDIRDIFLILGFIFCGFGVEWAFMLYGVQEYQSTLPPAWVICIWAMLATTVRYSLSWLIHKPLHAALAGLLIAPVFYLNSVYFGPAGWGRPVWQCLLSIALVWSLLAALISGVLAPLVNQMDAVENRVG, via the coding sequence ATGCACTATAAAAAAATGGCCAACTTTGCGCTGTTTGTTGCCGGGTGGTGGGTGGCCTTACTCGGTGGCAATGCCATGGCATTAATTGCGCTATTTGTGGTGCTTATGCTGCACTTTTTTATATGGCGCGATATTCGTGATATTTTTCTGATTCTCGGTTTTATTTTCTGTGGCTTTGGCGTCGAGTGGGCGTTTATGTTGTATGGCGTACAGGAATATCAATCCACTCTGCCGCCAGCCTGGGTGATCTGTATCTGGGCGATGCTGGCGACCACCGTACGCTATTCCCTTTCCTGGCTTATCCATAAACCGCTGCATGCGGCGCTTGCGGGCTTGCTTATTGCGCCGGTGTTTTACCTGAACAGTGTCTACTTTGGCCCGGCGGGCTGGGGGCGGCCGGTATGGCAGTGCCTGTTGAGTATTGCCCTGGTGTGGAGCCTGCTGGCTGCGCTGATCAGTGGGGTGCTGGCGCCGCTGGTCAATCAGATGGATGCAGTGGAAAACCGTGTCGGCTGA
- a CDS encoding cryptochrome/photolyase family protein codes for MWLRNDLRMADNTALYRAAKSCDALAVVFIACPNTWASHGDGDNVVAMRLRSLRQLQATLQKKNIPLYFLEVPTFGDVHAALAQIAQKLQIDALFANAEYPVNELARDHSVKSALGKLGVTVEYFTDRTLIPPGSLTTGSGDGFKVFTPFKRAFISAHSNSGEAFGSLPTPRTQPADHLSQWPEWIALDGEHNLVRSIPDTLTGYGVAAGGEGRVLDWPVGAVAGARTLKKFADIIDDYEEWRDFPARENTSRLSPYLNCGAVSVRQCVQLAVAHNDGRWDGPSKGATVWLSEILWREFYQHLVVNFPRVCRNKPFKPETEAVPWSDRAEDFERWCAGQTGVPIVDAAMRQLNQTGWMHNRLRMVVASFLTKNLLTDWRKGEQYFMQQLVDADFAANNGGWQWAASTGTDAAPYFRVFNPYSQSKRFDPEGAFIRAYIPELAEVSDRDIHCPPQDLFSDHSYPPPICDVTESRKIAIEAFANLKK; via the coding sequence ATGTGGTTGCGCAACGATTTGCGCATGGCGGATAACACTGCCCTGTACCGCGCCGCGAAAAGCTGTGATGCGCTCGCCGTGGTATTTATCGCCTGTCCAAACACCTGGGCGAGCCATGGCGACGGCGACAATGTAGTTGCCATGCGGCTGCGCTCTTTGCGCCAGTTGCAGGCGACGCTGCAGAAAAAAAATATTCCGCTGTATTTTCTTGAGGTGCCGACGTTTGGTGACGTCCATGCTGCGCTGGCGCAAATTGCGCAGAAGTTGCAGATAGATGCGTTGTTTGCCAATGCGGAATACCCGGTAAACGAGCTGGCGCGCGATCACTCGGTAAAAAGCGCGTTGGGCAAGCTGGGCGTTACGGTTGAGTACTTCACCGACCGCACCTTGATTCCGCCGGGTAGCCTTACCACGGGCAGTGGCGACGGCTTCAAAGTATTTACCCCATTCAAGCGTGCGTTTATTTCCGCCCACAGCAATAGTGGCGAGGCTTTTGGCAGCTTGCCCACACCGCGCACACAGCCTGCAGATCACCTGTCGCAGTGGCCGGAGTGGATTGCACTCGATGGCGAACACAACCTGGTGCGCAGCATTCCCGATACGCTGACTGGCTATGGGGTGGCTGCCGGTGGCGAAGGGCGGGTGCTGGATTGGCCGGTGGGAGCGGTGGCCGGCGCGCGCACGCTGAAAAAATTCGCCGACATAATTGACGACTATGAAGAGTGGCGGGATTTCCCAGCGCGCGAAAACACATCGCGGCTGTCACCCTATTTAAACTGTGGTGCAGTTTCCGTACGTCAATGCGTACAGCTGGCGGTGGCGCACAACGATGGTCGCTGGGATGGGCCGAGCAAGGGAGCAACGGTCTGGCTCAGTGAAATACTGTGGCGTGAGTTCTATCAGCACCTGGTGGTAAATTTCCCCCGGGTATGCCGCAATAAACCGTTCAAGCCCGAAACTGAAGCGGTACCCTGGTCCGACCGAGCCGAGGATTTCGAGCGCTGGTGTGCCGGGCAAACAGGCGTGCCGATTGTGGATGCGGCGATGCGACAGCTGAATCAGACGGGTTGGATGCACAATCGACTGCGTATGGTGGTCGCCTCCTTCCTAACCAAAAATCTGCTCACAGATTGGCGCAAGGGTGAGCAATATTTTATGCAGCAACTGGTGGACGCGGATTTCGCTGCCAACAATGGTGGCTGGCAGTGGGCGGCATCCACCGGCACCGATGCAGCACCTTACTTTCGTGTGTTTAACCCCTATAGCCAATCGAAACGCTTTGATCCCGAGGGTGCGTTTATTCGCGCGTATATTCCGGAGCTGGCGGAGGTGTCAGACCGGGATATTCATTGCCCGCCGCAAGATCTTTTTTCCGACCACAGCTATCCACCGCCCATTTGCGATGTGACTGAATCGCGAAAAATCGCGATTGAAGCTTTCGCTAACTTGAAGAAATAG